One stretch of Comamonas testosteroni DNA includes these proteins:
- a CDS encoding RlmE family RNA methyltransferase: MKTKTKSKKVNKNWLHDHINDPYVKAAQKDGYRARAAYKLKEIDESLKLIQPGHTVVDLGCAPGAWSQYVRRRLSPSGAAVGELNGRIISLDLLPMEPIEGVHYIQGDFREEAVLAQLEEAMGGGKADVVVSDMAPNLSGHGATDGARVAVLIEMAVDFAINNMKPEGALVVKLFHGSGYNELVDLFKQTFKVVKPIKPKASRDRSAEIFLVGMGLKQGS; the protein is encoded by the coding sequence ATGAAAACCAAAACCAAAAGCAAGAAGGTCAATAAGAATTGGCTGCACGATCACATCAATGATCCGTATGTGAAAGCTGCCCAAAAGGACGGCTATCGTGCGCGCGCGGCCTACAAGCTCAAGGAAATTGACGAGTCGCTCAAGCTGATTCAGCCCGGCCACACCGTGGTGGACCTGGGTTGCGCGCCCGGCGCCTGGAGTCAGTATGTGCGCCGCCGTCTCTCGCCCAGCGGTGCGGCTGTGGGCGAACTCAACGGCCGCATCATCTCGCTGGACCTGCTGCCCATGGAGCCCATCGAGGGCGTGCATTACATCCAGGGCGACTTTCGTGAAGAGGCGGTGCTGGCGCAACTTGAAGAGGCCATGGGCGGCGGCAAGGCCGACGTGGTGGTCTCGGATATGGCGCCCAATCTGTCGGGCCATGGTGCCACGGACGGTGCGCGAGTTGCGGTGCTCATCGAGATGGCCGTCGATTTTGCGATCAACAACATGAAGCCCGAGGGCGCGCTGGTGGTCAAGTTGTTCCACGGCAGCGGCTATAACGAGCTGGTGGATCTGTTCAAGCAGACCTTCAAGGTGGTCAAGCCCATCAAGCCCAAGGCATCGCGCGACCGGTCTGCCGAGATTTTCCTGGTGGGGATGGGTCTCAAGCAGGGCTCTTGA
- a CDS encoding YhbY family RNA-binding protein, producing the protein MPQIELTPAQRREHRAEAHHLDPVVLIGGDGLTTAVQKEVDAALNAHGLIKVRVFGDDRAAREQIYQQLCDELNAAPIQHIGKLLVLWRPIPEKEKAFDEDRMPGPRDVKVLKFGRAGQKPEVKQLRVLGNQRLTAGGTIKRAKPKQKSVKKGRQD; encoded by the coding sequence ATGCCCCAAATTGAATTAACTCCCGCACAGCGCCGGGAACACCGCGCCGAAGCCCACCATCTGGACCCCGTCGTCCTCATCGGTGGCGATGGTCTGACCACTGCCGTTCAAAAGGAAGTGGACGCCGCACTCAATGCCCATGGTCTGATCAAGGTCCGCGTTTTCGGCGACGACCGTGCAGCCCGCGAGCAGATCTACCAACAACTCTGCGACGAGCTGAACGCAGCTCCCATCCAGCACATCGGCAAGCTGCTGGTGCTGTGGCGCCCTATTCCCGAAAAGGAAAAGGCCTTTGACGAAGACCGCATGCCCGGTCCTCGCGACGTCAAGGTGCTCAAGTTCGGCCGCGCCGGCCAGAAGCCCGAAGTCAAGCAGCTGCGTGTGCTGGGCAACCAGCGCCTGACCGCCGGCGGCACCATCAAGCGCGCCAAGCCCAAGCAGAAGTCGGTCAAGAAAGGCCGTCAGGACTGA
- a CDS encoding glycosyltransferase, with protein sequence MAQTTQQQRHILCMKWGTKYGPEYVNRLYAMVRRHLSGDFRFVCLTDSTEGIRSEVECFPIPDLNIHLAPGQRDGAWKKLTTFERDLHGLKGQALFLDLDVVIVGSLDEFFTLPGEFRIIHDYPRFWRFGERIVGNSSVYRFELGAHADVLEHFRSHTEEMRGKYRNEQEYLSHFLHKQGKLDYWPAAWCPSFKYYCIPTWPSNYWKEPVPPADARIVIFHGEVNPPDALEGRRNKRFRHIEPARWIEKAWG encoded by the coding sequence ATGGCTCAGACCACACAGCAGCAACGCCACATTCTTTGCATGAAATGGGGCACCAAATACGGCCCGGAGTACGTCAACCGACTCTATGCCATGGTGCGCCGCCATCTCAGCGGAGATTTTCGCTTTGTCTGCCTGACCGACAGCACAGAGGGGATTCGCTCCGAAGTGGAGTGCTTTCCCATCCCCGACCTGAACATCCATCTGGCGCCCGGCCAGCGTGACGGCGCCTGGAAGAAGCTCACCACCTTCGAGCGCGACCTGCATGGCCTCAAGGGTCAGGCTCTGTTCCTGGACCTGGACGTGGTGATTGTGGGCAGCCTCGACGAGTTCTTCACGCTGCCCGGCGAGTTCCGCATCATTCACGACTATCCGCGTTTCTGGCGCTTTGGCGAACGCATTGTCGGCAACTCATCGGTCTACCGCTTCGAGCTGGGCGCCCATGCCGATGTGCTGGAGCATTTCCGCTCGCACACCGAAGAGATGCGCGGCAAGTACCGCAACGAGCAGGAGTATCTGTCACACTTTCTGCACAAGCAGGGCAAGCTCGACTACTGGCCTGCCGCCTGGTGCCCCAGCTTCAAGTACTACTGCATTCCGACCTGGCCCAGCAACTACTGGAAGGAGCCAGTGCCGCCGGCCGATGCGCGCATCGTGATCTTCCACGGCGAGGTGAACCCGCCCGATGCCCTGGAAGGCCGTCGCAACAAGCGCTTTCGCCATATCGAGCCCGCCAGGTGGATAGAGAAGGCCTGGGGCTGA
- a CDS encoding Kdo hydroxylase family protein, producing MESQIVKIDATDWSNVQGRDEWTAAVEAGKVLYFPRLGFQLTEQEKALLRPDVRDPKTRNISLNVDGSIKGVAGDEAMQAQVAAMVGRFREQATALIAGLFPAYMPVVRMAPTSYRPSQVETRAQSWRADDKRMHVDAFPSRPNYGERILRVFTNVNPDGQPRVWRVGEPFTDVAKRFVPRAKPYSAWQAKALELLHVTKSYRSEYDHLMLQLHDGMKGDPDYQKNAPQETVPFAAGSTWVCFSDQAVHAVMSGQYMLEQTLFLPPGSEYNPAASPLSILSRMKGHPLVDAKYR from the coding sequence ATGGAATCTCAAATCGTAAAAATCGACGCGACCGACTGGAGCAATGTCCAGGGGCGCGATGAATGGACTGCTGCTGTCGAGGCCGGCAAGGTGCTGTACTTTCCCCGGCTGGGCTTCCAGCTGACCGAGCAGGAAAAAGCGCTGCTGCGCCCCGATGTGCGCGATCCCAAGACGCGCAATATCAGCCTCAATGTGGATGGCTCGATCAAGGGCGTTGCGGGCGACGAGGCCATGCAGGCGCAGGTGGCGGCCATGGTCGGACGCTTTCGCGAGCAGGCCACGGCGCTGATCGCCGGCCTGTTCCCCGCCTATATGCCGGTGGTACGCATGGCTCCCACCAGCTACCGCCCTTCGCAGGTGGAAACGCGGGCGCAGTCCTGGCGTGCCGACGACAAGCGCATGCATGTGGATGCCTTTCCTTCGCGGCCCAACTATGGCGAGCGCATTCTGCGCGTCTTCACCAATGTCAATCCGGATGGCCAGCCCCGGGTCTGGCGAGTGGGCGAGCCGTTCACCGATGTAGCCAAGCGTTTTGTGCCGCGTGCCAAGCCCTACAGTGCCTGGCAGGCCAAGGCGCTGGAGCTGCTGCATGTGACCAAGTCCTATCGCAGCGAATACGATCATCTGATGCTGCAGTTGCATGACGGCATGAAGGGCGATCCTGACTATCAGAAAAATGCTCCCCAGGAGACCGTGCCTTTCGCGGCAGGTTCCACCTGGGTGTGTTTCTCCGATCAGGCAGTGCATGCCGTCATGTCGGGGCAGTACATGCTGGAGCAGACCTTGTTTCTGCCGCCAGGCAGCGAATACAACCCGGCTGCCAGCCCGCTGTCCATTCTCTCGCGCATGAAGGGGCATCCGCTGGTTGATGCCAAATATCGCTGA
- a CDS encoding DUF4149 domain-containing protein: MFERLPFFFAALWWGSLSAIGFVAVPMLFAHLPTPALAGFMAAKLFAAQTWISIACCALLLVFAKRKHAEKLEQWAQAAIGFVIAGMLLALLVQYGVSPKIVARENLKLWHSVGTGMYALQWLCAAIVLWRVAGARKPA; the protein is encoded by the coding sequence ATGTTTGAACGCTTGCCTTTCTTTTTTGCGGCTCTGTGGTGGGGCAGCCTGAGCGCCATCGGCTTTGTGGCTGTGCCCATGCTGTTTGCCCATCTGCCCACGCCGGCTCTGGCGGGCTTTATGGCTGCCAAGCTGTTTGCGGCGCAGACATGGATTTCCATAGCGTGTTGCGCTCTCCTGCTGGTGTTTGCAAAGCGGAAACATGCTGAAAAGCTTGAACAATGGGCGCAAGCAGCTATCGGTTTTGTGATCGCAGGCATGCTGCTGGCCCTGCTGGTGCAGTATGGCGTGTCGCCCAAGATCGTGGCGCGCGAGAATCTCAAACTTTGGCACAGCGTGGGCACTGGCATGTATGCGCTGCAGTGGCTGTGCGCCGCCATCGTGCTGTGGCGTGTGGCGGGTGCCCGCAAGCCGGCTTGA
- the greA gene encoding transcription elongation factor GreA — protein sequence MATIPITKRGAEKLKVELQRLKTVDRPAVIQAIAEARAQGDLSENAEYESAKEQQGFIEGRIIEVEGKLSAAQVIDPTELDAGGRVVFGATVDLEDEDSGSAVTYQIVGEDEADLKHGLINVSSPIARALIGKEEGDTAVVQAPGGERRYEIVGVKYI from the coding sequence ATGGCCACCATCCCAATCACCAAGCGCGGAGCAGAAAAGCTCAAGGTGGAACTGCAACGCCTGAAGACGGTGGATCGTCCCGCCGTCATTCAAGCCATTGCAGAGGCCCGTGCCCAGGGCGACCTGAGCGAAAACGCCGAATACGAATCCGCGAAGGAGCAGCAGGGCTTCATCGAGGGTCGCATCATCGAGGTCGAAGGCAAGCTGTCTGCCGCGCAGGTGATCGATCCTACCGAGCTGGATGCCGGCGGCCGCGTTGTGTTCGGTGCGACCGTGGACCTGGAAGATGAAGACAGCGGCTCGGCCGTGACCTACCAGATCGTGGGCGAGGACGAGGCCGACCTCAAGCACGGCCTGATCAATGTGTCCAGCCCGATTGCCCGCGCCTTGATCGGCAAGGAAGAGGGCGATACCGCCGTGGTGCAGGCACCTGGCGGCGAGCGTCGCTACGAGATCGTAGGCGTTAAATATATTTGA
- the carB gene encoding carbamoyl-phosphate synthase large subunit: protein MPKRNDLKSILIIGAGPIVIGQACEFDYSGVQACKALREEGYKVILINSNPATIMTDPATADVTYIEPITWQTVEKIIAKERPDAILPTMGGQTALNCALDLWKHGVLDKYKVELIGAKPEAIDKAEDRLKFKDAMTKIGLGSARSGIAHSMDEAWAVQKQMGFPTVIRPSFTLGGTGGGIAYNPEEFETICKRGLEASPTNELLIEESLLGWKEYEMEVVRDTADNCIIVCSIENLDPMGVHTGDSITVAPAQTLTDKEYQIMRNASLAVLREIGVDTGGSNVQFSVNPKDGRMIVIEMNPRVSRSSALASKATGFPIAKIAAKLAVGFTLDELKNEITGGKTPASFEPSIDYVVTKIPRFAFEKFPAADNRLTTQMKSVGEVMAIGRTFQESFQKALRGLEVGVDGMNEKTQDREILEKELGEPGPDRIWYVGDAFAAGWSLDEVHNITKIDKWFLVQIEEIVKIELELDKLYEEKGEGALAALDAQTLRSLKQKGFSDRRLAKLLHTSDKAVREARKALKVRPVFKRVDTCAAEFASNTAYMYSTYDEECEAAPTDKKKIMVLGGGPNRIGQGIEFDYCCVHAAMAMREDGYETIMVNCNPETVSTDYDTSDRLYFEPLTLEDVLEIVDVEQPEGVIVQYGGQTPLKLALGLEREGVKIIGTTPDMIDAAEDRERFQKLLNELGLRQPPNATARTEAEALEKAAGLGYPLVVRPSYVLGGRAMEIVHEQRDLERYMREAVKVSNDSPVLLDHFLSNAIECDVDCVRDKTGAVYIGGVMEHIEQAGVHSGDSACSLPPYYLKAETVAEIKRQTAAMAEGLHVVGLMNVQFAIKEADGHDVIYVLEVNPRASRTVPFVSKATGVQLAKVAARCMAGDTLAEQGITKEVTPPYFSVKEAVFPFVKFPGVDTILGPEMKSTGEVMGVGKTFGEAFVKSQMGAGVHLPAEGKVFLSVKNNDKTRAVAVAKELVAMGYSLCATRGTAAAIAEAGLEVQAVNKVTEGRPHIVDMIKNGEIALVINTVEERRNAIADSRQIRTSALLARVTTFTTIFGAEAAVEGMKAMRGSLDVHSVQELHAMLTKA from the coding sequence ATGCCTAAGCGCAACGACCTAAAAAGCATTCTGATCATTGGCGCCGGTCCCATCGTGATCGGTCAGGCCTGCGAGTTTGACTACTCCGGCGTGCAGGCCTGCAAGGCCCTGCGCGAAGAGGGCTACAAGGTCATCCTGATCAACAGCAACCCTGCCACGATCATGACCGACCCGGCCACCGCCGACGTCACCTACATCGAGCCCATCACCTGGCAGACGGTCGAGAAGATCATCGCCAAGGAACGCCCCGATGCCATCCTGCCCACCATGGGCGGCCAGACCGCGCTGAACTGTGCGCTGGACCTGTGGAAGCACGGCGTGCTGGACAAGTACAAGGTGGAGCTGATCGGTGCCAAGCCCGAAGCCATCGACAAGGCCGAAGACCGTCTGAAGTTCAAGGACGCCATGACCAAGATCGGTCTGGGCTCCGCACGCTCCGGCATCGCCCACTCCATGGACGAAGCCTGGGCCGTGCAAAAGCAGATGGGCTTCCCCACCGTCATCCGCCCCAGCTTCACGCTGGGCGGCACCGGCGGCGGCATTGCCTACAACCCCGAGGAATTCGAAACCATCTGCAAGCGCGGTCTGGAGGCTTCGCCCACCAACGAGCTGCTGATCGAGGAATCCCTGCTGGGCTGGAAAGAGTACGAGATGGAAGTGGTGCGCGACACCGCCGACAACTGCATCATCGTCTGCTCCATCGAAAACCTGGACCCCATGGGCGTGCACACCGGTGACTCCATCACCGTGGCGCCGGCCCAGACACTGACCGACAAGGAATACCAGATCATGCGTAATGCATCTCTGGCCGTCCTGCGTGAAATCGGTGTGGACACGGGTGGCTCCAACGTGCAGTTCTCGGTGAATCCCAAGGACGGTCGCATGATCGTCATCGAGATGAACCCCCGCGTCTCGCGTTCCTCGGCACTGGCTTCCAAGGCCACGGGCTTCCCCATCGCCAAGATCGCGGCCAAGCTGGCCGTGGGCTTCACGCTGGATGAGCTCAAGAACGAAATCACCGGTGGCAAGACCCCCGCTTCGTTCGAGCCCTCGATCGACTATGTGGTCACCAAGATCCCGCGTTTCGCCTTCGAGAAGTTCCCCGCTGCCGACAACCGCCTGACCACGCAGATGAAGTCCGTGGGCGAAGTGATGGCCATCGGCCGTACCTTCCAGGAGTCCTTCCAGAAGGCCTTGCGCGGCCTGGAAGTGGGCGTGGACGGCATGAACGAAAAGACCCAGGATCGCGAAATCCTGGAAAAGGAACTGGGCGAGCCCGGTCCCGACCGCATCTGGTATGTGGGCGACGCTTTCGCTGCCGGCTGGTCGCTGGACGAGGTGCACAACATCACCAAGATCGACAAGTGGTTCCTGGTGCAGATCGAAGAGATCGTCAAGATCGAACTCGAGCTGGACAAGCTCTACGAAGAAAAGGGCGAAGGCGCCCTGGCGGCTCTGGATGCCCAGACCCTGCGCAGCCTCAAGCAAAAGGGCTTCTCCGACCGCCGCCTGGCCAAGCTGCTGCACACCAGCGACAAGGCCGTGCGCGAAGCGCGCAAGGCGCTGAAGGTGCGTCCCGTCTTCAAGCGCGTGGACACCTGCGCGGCAGAGTTCGCTTCCAACACCGCATACATGTACTCCACGTATGACGAAGAGTGCGAAGCCGCTCCCACGGACAAGAAGAAGATCATGGTGCTGGGCGGTGGCCCGAACCGTATCGGCCAGGGTATCGAGTTTGACTATTGCTGCGTGCACGCCGCCATGGCCATGCGCGAAGATGGTTACGAAACCATCATGGTCAACTGCAACCCCGAGACAGTGTCCACCGACTACGACACCTCCGACCGCCTGTACTTCGAGCCCCTGACGCTGGAAGACGTGCTGGAAATCGTGGACGTGGAGCAGCCCGAAGGCGTGATCGTGCAGTACGGCGGCCAGACGCCTCTGAAGCTGGCCCTGGGCCTGGAGCGCGAAGGCGTGAAGATCATCGGCACCACGCCCGACATGATCGATGCTGCCGAGGACCGCGAGCGCTTCCAGAAGCTGCTCAACGAACTGGGTCTGCGCCAGCCTCCCAACGCCACTGCGCGTACCGAAGCCGAAGCCCTGGAAAAGGCAGCCGGCCTGGGTTACCCCCTGGTGGTGCGTCCTTCCTATGTGCTGGGCGGCCGTGCCATGGAAATCGTGCACGAGCAGCGCGACCTCGAGCGCTACATGCGCGAAGCCGTGAAGGTCTCCAACGACTCTCCCGTGTTGCTGGACCACTTCCTGTCCAACGCCATCGAGTGCGACGTGGACTGCGTGCGCGACAAGACCGGTGCCGTGTACATCGGCGGCGTGATGGAGCACATCGAGCAAGCCGGCGTTCACTCCGGTGACTCCGCCTGCTCGCTGCCCCCTTACTACCTGAAGGCCGAAACCGTCGCTGAGATCAAGCGCCAGACCGCAGCCATGGCCGAAGGCCTGCATGTGGTGGGCCTGATGAACGTGCAGTTCGCCATCAAGGAAGCGGACGGCCACGACGTGATCTACGTGCTGGAAGTGAACCCCCGTGCCTCGCGCACCGTGCCCTTCGTCTCCAAGGCCACCGGCGTGCAACTGGCCAAGGTGGCTGCACGCTGCATGGCCGGCGATACACTGGCCGAGCAGGGCATCACCAAGGAAGTCACACCGCCTTACTTCAGCGTCAAGGAAGCCGTGTTCCCGTTCGTGAAGTTCCCTGGCGTGGACACCATTCTCGGCCCCGAGATGAAGTCCACCGGTGAAGTCATGGGCGTGGGCAAGACCTTTGGCGAAGCCTTTGTGAAGAGTCAGATGGGCGCCGGCGTGCACCTGCCTGCCGAAGGCAAGGTCTTCCTGTCGGTGAAGAACAACGACAAGACCCGTGCCGTGGCCGTGGCCAAGGAACTGGTTGCCATGGGCTACAGCCTGTGCGCCACACGCGGCACGGCTGCAGCGATTGCTGAAGCTGGCCTGGAAGTGCAAGCGGTCAACAAGGTGACTGAAGGCCGTCCTCACATCGTGGACATGATCAAGAATGGCGAAATCGCCCTGGTCATCAACACCGTGGAAGAGCGCCGCAACGCCATCGCCGACTCGCGCCAGATCCGTACCAGCGCACTGCTGGCACGTGTGACCACCTTCACCACCATCTTCGGCGCGGAAGCGGCCGTGGAAGGCATGAAGGCCATGCGCGGCAGCCTGGACGTGCACTCGGTGCAAGAGCTGCATGCCATGCTGACCAAGGCCTGA
- the carA gene encoding glutamine-hydrolyzing carbamoyl-phosphate synthase small subunit, giving the protein MLLSLKGNFPSAILALADGTVFIGNSIGAQGTTVGEVVFNTSLTGYQEILTDPSYCQQIVTLTYPHIGNYGVNPEDVEADKIHAAGLIIKNLPLLASNFRSTQTLSEYLSEGLTVAIANIDTRKLTRLLRDQGAQNGAIVGLAAGEEVTQARIDEAIAAAKAAPSMKGLDLAKVVSTDKSYPWTEAEWTLGEGYGKLESPRFKVVAYDFGVKKNILRMLAERGCDVTVVPAQTPAKDVLALNPDGVFLSNGPGDPAPCDYAIAAVQEIMAAKMPVFGICLGHQIMALASGAKTFKMQNSHHGANHPVKDLDTGHVSITSQNHGFAVELESLPANARATHISLFDGTLQGLERTDVPAFCFQGHPEASPGPHDIGYLFDRFTALMEKHKNA; this is encoded by the coding sequence GTGCTTTTGTCTCTCAAGGGAAATTTCCCATCCGCCATTCTGGCGCTCGCAGACGGCACGGTCTTTATTGGCAACTCGATTGGTGCGCAAGGCACCACCGTTGGCGAAGTCGTTTTCAACACTTCGCTGACCGGCTACCAGGAAATCCTCACAGACCCCAGCTATTGCCAGCAGATCGTGACGCTCACGTATCCGCACATCGGCAACTACGGTGTCAATCCTGAAGACGTCGAAGCTGACAAGATCCATGCCGCAGGTCTCATCATCAAGAACCTGCCTTTGCTGGCCAGCAACTTCCGAAGCACTCAGACGCTGTCCGAGTACCTGAGCGAAGGGTTGACCGTCGCCATCGCCAACATCGACACCCGCAAGCTCACGCGACTGCTGCGTGATCAAGGCGCGCAGAACGGCGCAATCGTGGGTCTGGCCGCTGGTGAAGAAGTCACCCAGGCCAGGATCGACGAGGCCATTGCCGCCGCCAAGGCCGCACCCAGCATGAAGGGTCTGGATCTGGCCAAGGTCGTGTCCACCGACAAGTCCTATCCATGGACCGAGGCCGAGTGGACGCTGGGTGAAGGCTACGGCAAGCTCGAATCGCCCAGGTTCAAGGTTGTGGCCTATGACTTCGGCGTGAAGAAGAACATTCTGCGCATGCTGGCCGAGCGTGGCTGCGACGTGACCGTGGTGCCTGCCCAGACGCCCGCCAAGGACGTGCTGGCCCTGAATCCGGACGGCGTGTTCCTGTCCAATGGCCCTGGCGACCCCGCGCCCTGCGACTACGCCATTGCCGCTGTGCAAGAGATCATGGCTGCCAAGATGCCTGTGTTCGGCATTTGCCTGGGTCATCAGATCATGGCTCTGGCCTCCGGCGCCAAGACCTTCAAGATGCAGAACAGCCACCACGGTGCCAACCACCCCGTCAAGGACCTGGACACCGGCCACGTCAGCATCACCAGCCAGAACCACGGTTTTGCGGTGGAACTGGAGTCGCTGCCCGCCAATGCCCGCGCCACGCACATCAGCCTGTTTGACGGCACGTTGCAAGGCCTGGAGCGCACCGATGTTCCCGCTTTCTGCTTCCAGGGTCACCCCGAAGCATCGCCCGGCCCGCACGATATCGGCTATCTGTTTGACCGCTTCACAGCGCTGATGGAGAAACACAAAAATGCCTAA
- a CDS encoding TrmH family RNA methyltransferase, with protein sequence MAARPQVTDIHSRDNAFVKELRRLSQDSTAYRKQGQVWLEGDHLCRAALVRGLKPKLAVFAQSFWPQAPEEWVQVASRVVVLADALFDEISALESPARMGYVMDWDAGVQVQPGVATVVLDRVQDAGNVGSILRSASAFGFTQIVALKGTAALWSQKVLRAGMGAHFGLHLVEAASVDDVQGLQVPLVVTSSHQGTLIHEADLPWPCAWAMGHEGQGVGDALMEMASHRISIAQPGGEESLNVAAAAAICLHASSVSMLRRRG encoded by the coding sequence ATGGCTGCACGCCCCCAGGTCACGGACATTCATTCGCGCGACAACGCTTTCGTCAAAGAACTGCGCCGTCTGTCCCAGGACAGCACGGCCTATCGCAAACAGGGGCAGGTCTGGCTTGAAGGCGATCATCTTTGCCGTGCGGCCCTGGTGCGGGGTCTGAAACCGAAGCTTGCCGTTTTTGCGCAGTCTTTCTGGCCTCAGGCACCCGAGGAGTGGGTGCAGGTCGCCAGCAGGGTCGTGGTGCTGGCAGATGCCTTGTTCGACGAGATCAGCGCTCTGGAATCTCCCGCCCGCATGGGCTATGTGATGGACTGGGATGCGGGTGTGCAGGTGCAGCCGGGCGTTGCCACCGTGGTGCTGGACCGCGTCCAGGATGCCGGCAATGTGGGCAGCATCCTGCGCAGCGCGTCGGCCTTCGGCTTCACCCAGATCGTGGCGCTCAAGGGCACGGCCGCGCTGTGGAGCCAGAAGGTGCTGCGCGCTGGAATGGGTGCTCACTTCGGGCTGCATCTGGTCGAGGCGGCATCGGTCGATGATGTGCAAGGCCTGCAAGTCCCCCTGGTAGTGACCAGCTCCCATCAGGGGACATTGATCCATGAGGCAGATCTGCCATGGCCCTGTGCCTGGGCCATGGGCCATGAGGGGCAGGGCGTGGGCGATGCGCTGATGGAGATGGCGAGCCACCGCATCAGCATTGCGCAGCCCGGAGGTGAGGAGTCACTCAATGTGGCTGCTGCCGCCGCGATCTGCCTGCATGCGAGCAGCGTAAGCATGCTACGCCGTAGAGGGTAA
- the rnhB gene encoding ribonuclease HII, with protein sequence MRSKKSLPPPLLEQGCLPWHPPGLVAGVDEAGRGPLAGPVVAAAVILDDLKPIAGLNDSKKLTANRREVLYDEIRAKALCFCIAQASVQEIDEINILKATLLAMRRAVMGLRLKPVLVLVDGNQLPQIDVQAEAIVKGDSLVQAISAASILAKVTRDRWCERLDAQYPQYGFAGHKGYGTAAHLQALRAHGATAEHRRSFAPVAQVLQAGQVCAGGTAQPVLCETGLSGVTSSLQMSQASLYV encoded by the coding sequence ATGCGATCCAAAAAATCATTGCCACCCCCACTGCTTGAGCAAGGCTGCCTGCCCTGGCATCCGCCCGGGCTGGTTGCCGGGGTGGATGAGGCAGGGCGCGGCCCGCTGGCCGGCCCGGTGGTGGCTGCCGCCGTCATCCTGGACGATCTGAAGCCCATTGCCGGGCTTAATGACTCCAAGAAGCTCACGGCCAACCGCCGCGAGGTGCTCTACGACGAAATCCGTGCCAAGGCGCTGTGCTTTTGCATAGCTCAGGCTTCGGTGCAGGAGATCGATGAGATCAACATCCTCAAGGCAACGCTGCTGGCCATGCGTCGTGCGGTGATGGGCTTGCGTCTCAAGCCCGTGCTGGTGCTGGTGGATGGCAACCAGCTGCCGCAGATCGATGTGCAGGCCGAGGCCATCGTCAAGGGGGACTCGCTGGTGCAGGCCATTTCTGCAGCGTCCATTTTGGCCAAGGTCACGCGCGACCGCTGGTGCGAACGCCTGGACGCCCAGTACCCGCAGTATGGCTTCGCCGGACACAAGGGGTATGGCACGGCCGCGCATCTGCAGGCCTTGCGCGCCCATGGTGCGACGGCAGAGCATCGGCGCTCCTTTGCACCCGTGGCCCAGGTGCTGCAAGCTGGCCAGGTGTGTGCAGGCGGCACGGCGCAGCCTGTGCTGTGCGAGACCGGGCTGTCGGGTGTGACGTCCAGCCTGCAGATGTCGCAGGCATCGCTCTACGTCTGA